The following proteins are co-located in the Polymorphospora rubra genome:
- the mihF gene encoding integration host factor, actinobacterial type, protein MPLPSLSPEQRAAALEKAAEIRKARAELKEQLKQGKTTLAAVLDRAEGDDVVGKLKVSAVLQALPGIGKIRATQIMEKLKIADSRRLRGLGEQQRKALLGEFAAN, encoded by the coding sequence GTGCCGCTCCCGTCACTGAGCCCCGAACAGCGTGCTGCCGCGCTGGAGAAGGCCGCGGAGATCCGCAAAGCCCGTGCTGAGCTGAAGGAGCAGCTCAAGCAGGGCAAGACCACCCTCGCCGCCGTGCTCGACCGGGCGGAAGGCGACGACGTCGTCGGAAAATTGAAGGTTTCGGCCGTCCTCCAGGCGCTGCCGGGCATCGGCAAGATCCGAGCCACCCAGATCATGGAGAAGCTCAAGATTGCCGACAGCCGCCGCCTCCGCGGTCTCGGCGAGCAGCAGCGGAAGGCGCTGCTCGGGGAGTTCGCTGCGAACTAG